The following proteins come from a genomic window of Dreissena polymorpha isolate Duluth1 chromosome 1, UMN_Dpol_1.0, whole genome shotgun sequence:
- the LOC127851760 gene encoding uncharacterized protein LOC127851760 isoform X2, with translation MGRWRPKRWTPTSVVQIILGVMVTVLLAHTWQQPTCLLHIKPALITGVGLCTIMICVDILLHKPGSTHNIVSLLKQYVLQRALYAVGLIMHRKFRKLCINVYEQQQKLLAEIISANKETQVARSLRVDSVHDVHEFRTKVPLTSYKDYERFTEIVCNDESSNVFFPGKVDFIAKTSGTTSGKSKLFPKSLRLLRRLSGKWLLLSQKCFMEIPRNNYLRKWLAVRVEPRTQKSNSSITVGPISGVASSYSLNPYVAPDVVRTMSNENYVIYLNLLFGLKTKDICNLFFSTSQMGVYFFKELERNWQQICDDIENGSLSDTVNLSPDVREALIKELGGCDVITARRLRQEFRKGFQDIVPRLWPECAGVFCLATGCFEKHADILRRKYLGSLRVFSTFHAGSEAFYGVNTHLLADDITYTAMTPFIFFEFIPEAHVDEDQPETLLCNQVEVGERYELVVTTWEGLYRYRSEDVVQIAGFEGTVPVYKYCRRRGDILCVCTERVPEFLLADAVEWCIAANRKSYVDFISTESYNLPGASGRGYYVIFIEMQSGHHLTETETALVDSELMRLHDGYHSFRESGKITPVKVVQVAPRTFELLSREIMAQNQSTVMQFKLPRIIRTLSFLTFLMQRSECETDHG, from the exons ATGGGCCGGTGGAGGCCGAAACGCTGGACACCAACTTCCGTTGTACAAATCATCCTTGGTGTCATGGTAACAGTGCTGCTGGCACACACCTGGCAACAGCCCACGTGTCTGCTTCATATCAAACCAG CTCTCATTACCGGCGTCGGCCTGTGCACCATCATGATATGCGTTGACATCCTGCTTCACAAGCCGGGCTCCACCCACAACATCGTCTCTTTACTGAAACAATACGTACTCCAGCGAGCCTTGTACGCCGTTGGGCTTATCATGCACCGGAAATTCCGCAAATTGTGTATAAATGTTTATGAACAGCAGCAAAAACTCCTGGCGGAAATTATCAGTGCAAATAAAGAAACCCAAGTAGCGAGATCCCTCCGCGTCGATTCCGTACACGACGTACACGAATTTCGAACAAAAGTGCCTCTTACGTCTTATAAAGATTATGAAAGATTTACAGAAATCGTCTGTAACGATGAATCTTCAAACGTTTTCTTTCCCGGAAAAGTGGATTTTATCGCAAAAACGTCCGGGACAACTTCCGGTAAAAGCAAGTTGTTTCCTAAATCACTCCGCCTGTTAAGAAGGCTGTCCGGGAAGTGGCTTCTTTTGTCACAAAAATGTTTTATGGAAATTCCAAGGAACAATTATCTCAGGAAATGGCTAGCTGTGCGGGTAGAACCACGCACTCAAAAAAGCAACTCTAGTATTACAGTTGGACCTATTTCCGGTGTGGCTTCCAGCTACTCACTCAATCCATACGTTGCGCCGGATGTCGTCAGGACCATGTCTAACGAAAATTACGTTATTTATTTAAATCTGCTGTTCGGCCTTAAAACGAAAGATATTTGTAATTTATTCTTTTCTACGTCACAAATGGGTGTTTATTTTTTCAAGGAATTAGAAAGGAACTGGCAGCAAATCTGTGACGATATTGAGAACGGAAGTCTATCTGACACGGTGAACTTGTCCCCGGACGTTCGCGAGGCCCTTATAAAGGAACTGGGAGGATGTGACGTCATCACAGCGAGGCGTCTTCGCCAGGAGTTCCGGAAGGGGTTTCAGGACATCGTGCCGCGCCTGTGGCCGGAGTGCGCAGGAGTGTTCTGTCTGGCGACGGGATGCTTTGAAAAGCAC GCAGACATTCTGCGGCGCAAGTATCTGGGATCCCTACGCGTGTTCTCTACGTTCCACGCAGGAAGTGAGGCGTTCTATGGCGTGAACACGCACttgttggcagacgacatcaCATATACCGCCATGACGCCGTTCATATTCTTCGAGTTTATACCGGAAGCGCACGTGGACGAAGATCAACCAGAGACGCTTCTTTGCAATCAG GTGGAAGTAGGTGAGCGGTACGAGCTGGTGGTGACCACGTGGGAGGGGCTGTACCGCTACAGATCGGAGGACGTCGTGCAGATTGCAGGCTTCGAGGGCACCGTACCAGTGTACAAATACTGCAGAAG ACGCGGGGACATTCTTTGCGTGTGCACAGAGCGCGTTCCTGAATTCCTTTTGGCCGATGCGGTGGAGTGGTGCATAGCTGCGAACCGGAAGTCATACGTGGACTTCATATCCACGGAGAGCTATAATCTTCCAGGAGCGTCCG GACGGGGCTACTACGTAATCTTTATCGAAATGCAATCTGGGCACCATTTAACCGAAACAGAAACAGCATTG GTTGACAGCGAGCTGATGAGACTACACGACGGTTACCATAGTTTCCGCGAGAGCGGTAAAATTACTCCGGTGAAGGTCGTTCAGGTGGCGCCACGAACGTTTGAACTCCTGTCAAGGGAGATAATGGCGCAGAACCAGAGCACGGTGATGCAATTCAAACTACCTCGGATAATTAGAACACTTTCATTTCTGACGTTTCTAATGCAAAGAAGTGAATGTGAGACTGACCATGGATGA
- the LOC127851760 gene encoding uncharacterized protein LOC127851760 isoform X1 translates to MIVSRYMRETLISMTKMHALKAYKTAACGLAFRVTNEVILLASNMGRWRPKRWTPTSVVQIILGVMVTVLLAHTWQQPTCLLHIKPALITGVGLCTIMICVDILLHKPGSTHNIVSLLKQYVLQRALYAVGLIMHRKFRKLCINVYEQQQKLLAEIISANKETQVARSLRVDSVHDVHEFRTKVPLTSYKDYERFTEIVCNDESSNVFFPGKVDFIAKTSGTTSGKSKLFPKSLRLLRRLSGKWLLLSQKCFMEIPRNNYLRKWLAVRVEPRTQKSNSSITVGPISGVASSYSLNPYVAPDVVRTMSNENYVIYLNLLFGLKTKDICNLFFSTSQMGVYFFKELERNWQQICDDIENGSLSDTVNLSPDVREALIKELGGCDVITARRLRQEFRKGFQDIVPRLWPECAGVFCLATGCFEKHADILRRKYLGSLRVFSTFHAGSEAFYGVNTHLLADDITYTAMTPFIFFEFIPEAHVDEDQPETLLCNQVEVGERYELVVTTWEGLYRYRSEDVVQIAGFEGTVPVYKYCRRRGDILCVCTERVPEFLLADAVEWCIAANRKSYVDFISTESYNLPGASGRGYYVIFIEMQSGHHLTETETALVDSELMRLHDGYHSFRESGKITPVKVVQVAPRTFELLSREIMAQNQSTVMQFKLPRIIRTLSFLTFLMQRSECETDHG, encoded by the exons ATGATCGTCTCTAGATATATGCGAGAAACATTGATATCGATGACGAAAATGCATGCTTTGAAAGCATACAAGACTGCAGCGTGTGGTTTGGCATTTCGAGTGACTAATGAAGTCATCCTCTTAGCCTCG AACATGGGCCGGTGGAGGCCGAAACGCTGGACACCAACTTCCGTTGTACAAATCATCCTTGGTGTCATGGTAACAGTGCTGCTGGCACACACCTGGCAACAGCCCACGTGTCTGCTTCATATCAAACCAG CTCTCATTACCGGCGTCGGCCTGTGCACCATCATGATATGCGTTGACATCCTGCTTCACAAGCCGGGCTCCACCCACAACATCGTCTCTTTACTGAAACAATACGTACTCCAGCGAGCCTTGTACGCCGTTGGGCTTATCATGCACCGGAAATTCCGCAAATTGTGTATAAATGTTTATGAACAGCAGCAAAAACTCCTGGCGGAAATTATCAGTGCAAATAAAGAAACCCAAGTAGCGAGATCCCTCCGCGTCGATTCCGTACACGACGTACACGAATTTCGAACAAAAGTGCCTCTTACGTCTTATAAAGATTATGAAAGATTTACAGAAATCGTCTGTAACGATGAATCTTCAAACGTTTTCTTTCCCGGAAAAGTGGATTTTATCGCAAAAACGTCCGGGACAACTTCCGGTAAAAGCAAGTTGTTTCCTAAATCACTCCGCCTGTTAAGAAGGCTGTCCGGGAAGTGGCTTCTTTTGTCACAAAAATGTTTTATGGAAATTCCAAGGAACAATTATCTCAGGAAATGGCTAGCTGTGCGGGTAGAACCACGCACTCAAAAAAGCAACTCTAGTATTACAGTTGGACCTATTTCCGGTGTGGCTTCCAGCTACTCACTCAATCCATACGTTGCGCCGGATGTCGTCAGGACCATGTCTAACGAAAATTACGTTATTTATTTAAATCTGCTGTTCGGCCTTAAAACGAAAGATATTTGTAATTTATTCTTTTCTACGTCACAAATGGGTGTTTATTTTTTCAAGGAATTAGAAAGGAACTGGCAGCAAATCTGTGACGATATTGAGAACGGAAGTCTATCTGACACGGTGAACTTGTCCCCGGACGTTCGCGAGGCCCTTATAAAGGAACTGGGAGGATGTGACGTCATCACAGCGAGGCGTCTTCGCCAGGAGTTCCGGAAGGGGTTTCAGGACATCGTGCCGCGCCTGTGGCCGGAGTGCGCAGGAGTGTTCTGTCTGGCGACGGGATGCTTTGAAAAGCAC GCAGACATTCTGCGGCGCAAGTATCTGGGATCCCTACGCGTGTTCTCTACGTTCCACGCAGGAAGTGAGGCGTTCTATGGCGTGAACACGCACttgttggcagacgacatcaCATATACCGCCATGACGCCGTTCATATTCTTCGAGTTTATACCGGAAGCGCACGTGGACGAAGATCAACCAGAGACGCTTCTTTGCAATCAG GTGGAAGTAGGTGAGCGGTACGAGCTGGTGGTGACCACGTGGGAGGGGCTGTACCGCTACAGATCGGAGGACGTCGTGCAGATTGCAGGCTTCGAGGGCACCGTACCAGTGTACAAATACTGCAGAAG ACGCGGGGACATTCTTTGCGTGTGCACAGAGCGCGTTCCTGAATTCCTTTTGGCCGATGCGGTGGAGTGGTGCATAGCTGCGAACCGGAAGTCATACGTGGACTTCATATCCACGGAGAGCTATAATCTTCCAGGAGCGTCCG GACGGGGCTACTACGTAATCTTTATCGAAATGCAATCTGGGCACCATTTAACCGAAACAGAAACAGCATTG GTTGACAGCGAGCTGATGAGACTACACGACGGTTACCATAGTTTCCGCGAGAGCGGTAAAATTACTCCGGTGAAGGTCGTTCAGGTGGCGCCACGAACGTTTGAACTCCTGTCAAGGGAGATAATGGCGCAGAACCAGAGCACGGTGATGCAATTCAAACTACCTCGGATAATTAGAACACTTTCATTTCTGACGTTTCTAATGCAAAGAAGTGAATGTGAGACTGACCATGGATGA